One genomic region from Ornithinimicrobium flavum encodes:
- a CDS encoding glycosyltransferase family 4 protein: MNQPGLRVLFICQWYPPEPAAIPEGIARALTREGLHVEVLTGIPNYPSGVVADGYSALRGTFEMRQEIRVQRVPLYPSHDSSVMKRFANYATWAIAASILGFRSLRSADVALVYSSPATAALPAMVASRLWGKPYVLLVQDVWPDSIFASGFFPGTFGRLARRIINHYVESTYKMAEHVAAISPGMADLLAQRGVPQEKLSVVYNWVPEEELQEKSWPTPTLGHRSLASRVGVHQNNRIFLYAGNHGHAQALDYVVRAFLDDRTAPAHLVMLGDGVVKRDLVSLANEHPRVHFLDRVDPAEAAQLMVDADVSVISLADEPLFSVTMPSKVQYGLASATPMLVVARGDAASVVRDANAGAVAEPGDVDAVVEAVRKLADASPTELLEMGARGQRVYHSEMACAVGAPKLSWILGEAATRRKGPRAASDQTERVGNFS, translated from the coding sequence ATGAACCAGCCTGGACTCCGTGTCCTCTTCATATGCCAATGGTACCCACCTGAGCCCGCGGCCATCCCGGAAGGGATTGCCAGAGCGCTGACGCGTGAAGGTTTACACGTCGAGGTCCTAACGGGTATTCCAAATTACCCTAGCGGCGTGGTCGCAGATGGATATTCAGCCCTCCGGGGGACCTTCGAGATGCGCCAAGAGATCAGGGTGCAACGCGTTCCGTTATATCCAAGTCACGACTCGAGCGTCATGAAGCGGTTCGCCAACTACGCGACTTGGGCTATCGCGGCCAGCATTCTGGGATTTCGCTCGCTGCGGTCGGCCGATGTCGCGCTTGTTTACTCCTCCCCCGCGACAGCCGCCCTGCCAGCAATGGTGGCCAGTCGCCTATGGGGTAAGCCCTACGTCTTGCTGGTCCAAGACGTATGGCCGGACTCGATCTTCGCCTCCGGGTTTTTCCCAGGAACATTCGGGAGGCTCGCACGTCGCATCATCAACCACTATGTCGAATCGACATACAAAATGGCTGAGCACGTCGCGGCCATCTCCCCGGGCATGGCTGACCTTCTAGCGCAACGGGGTGTCCCCCAAGAGAAGCTCTCCGTCGTTTACAACTGGGTGCCCGAAGAGGAGTTGCAGGAGAAATCTTGGCCGACTCCGACGCTCGGCCACCGCTCGCTGGCCTCTCGCGTAGGTGTCCACCAGAACAACCGCATCTTCCTTTATGCAGGAAATCACGGTCACGCGCAGGCGCTTGACTACGTCGTCAGGGCCTTCCTCGACGACCGCACGGCTCCAGCGCATCTCGTCATGCTGGGAGACGGAGTGGTGAAACGGGATTTGGTCTCCCTAGCCAATGAACATCCTAGGGTTCACTTCTTGGACCGCGTTGATCCCGCCGAAGCGGCTCAGTTAATGGTCGATGCCGACGTATCTGTAATCTCTCTCGCTGACGAGCCACTCTTCTCTGTGACTATGCCGAGCAAGGTTCAGTATGGGCTAGCGAGCGCGACACCGATGCTGGTCGTGGCACGCGGGGATGCTGCCTCAGTCGTGAGAGACGCCAATGCCGGCGCGGTAGCCGAGCCTGGAGACGTTGACGCGGTCGTTGAAGCGGTCCGAAAACTCGCGGATGCTTCCCCCACGGAGCTCTTAGAGATGGGGGCACGAGGTCAGCGTGTATATCACTCGGAGATGGCCTGTGCAGTGGGGGCACCCAAGCTCTCGTGGATACTAGGCGAAGCCGCCACGCGGCGCAAAGGCCCGCGAGCAGCGAGCGATCAAACAGAGAGGGTGGGAAATTTCTCATGA
- a CDS encoding sugar transferase, with translation MKIDKRLIKRGMDLAVAVVGLAATAPIQAVAAVAIRCTMGRPVLFRQQRPGLNGQIFEMVKFRTMHHVDTVRGRVTDEERLTKLGQLLRSTSVDELPTLWNVLRGDMSIVGPRPLLVEYLPLYSPEQARRHDMRPGLTGLSQVSGRNAVSWDERFRLDVAYVDGWSLRGDVEILLRTVAAVVKRDGISAEGEATMTAFRGSAAPEPPTSQGRG, from the coding sequence GTGAAGATCGACAAGAGACTGATCAAGCGGGGGATGGATCTCGCGGTCGCGGTTGTTGGGTTAGCGGCTACCGCGCCCATCCAAGCTGTCGCTGCCGTGGCGATCCGCTGCACCATGGGGCGTCCCGTGCTTTTTCGCCAGCAACGGCCCGGTTTGAACGGTCAGATCTTCGAGATGGTCAAGTTCAGGACGATGCATCACGTCGACACGGTGCGTGGCAGGGTGACGGACGAGGAGCGGCTCACAAAGCTCGGCCAGTTGCTGCGCAGCACCAGCGTCGATGAACTCCCGACGCTGTGGAACGTCCTGCGCGGAGACATGTCCATCGTCGGCCCCCGGCCCTTGCTCGTCGAGTACCTTCCCCTCTACTCGCCCGAGCAGGCGCGGCGCCACGATATGCGCCCAGGGTTGACCGGCCTGTCGCAGGTGTCGGGCCGGAACGCCGTCTCATGGGACGAGCGATTCCGTCTGGACGTTGCCTACGTGGACGGATGGTCCCTGCGCGGGGACGTCGAGATCCTCTTGCGGACCGTGGCGGCCGTCGTCAAGCGGGATGGAATCTCGGCGGAAGGCGAGGCCACGATGACGGCGTTCCGAGGGAGCGCTGCACCAGAGCCGCCGACTAGTCAAGGGCGGGGCTGA
- a CDS encoding SDR family NAD(P)-dependent oxidoreductase, with product MTDLNNATITITGGTGSFGNTMVRHLLTEGAAEVRVLSRDEAKQDEMRQRLSDSRMRFFLGDVRDRHSVNNAVAGADFVFHAAALKQVPSCEFFPDQAVKTNVVGSQNVIESAHAHGVQSVVCLSTDKAVHPVNAMGMTKALMEKTAQAFARNHPTSKTTVSITRYGNVMYSRGSVIPLFVRQIVNRDPMTVTEPSMTRFLMSLDESVDLVNHAFFHAEPGDLFVKKAAACTVETLAQAVAQVMGVDPLIRRIGIRHGEKMYETLLANEESMHAIDQGEYFRVPLDARSLDYSVYVDEGERQPHMTQFDSNNTQRLDVAQTAELVRALPEIQALLDGRV from the coding sequence ATGACCGACCTCAACAACGCCACCATCACCATCACCGGTGGCACCGGCTCCTTCGGCAACACTATGGTGAGGCACCTCTTGACCGAGGGTGCCGCCGAGGTGCGGGTCCTCAGCCGTGACGAAGCCAAGCAGGACGAGATGCGCCAGCGGCTGAGCGACTCACGGATGCGGTTCTTCCTCGGTGACGTCCGCGACCGGCACAGCGTCAATAACGCCGTGGCCGGAGCCGACTTCGTGTTCCACGCTGCCGCGTTAAAGCAGGTCCCCAGTTGCGAGTTTTTCCCGGACCAGGCCGTCAAGACAAACGTCGTCGGCAGCCAGAACGTGATCGAGTCCGCCCACGCTCACGGGGTCCAATCCGTGGTGTGCCTGAGCACGGACAAGGCGGTGCATCCGGTCAATGCGATGGGCATGACGAAGGCACTGATGGAGAAGACCGCCCAAGCCTTCGCGCGCAACCACCCCACGTCCAAGACCACCGTGTCAATCACACGCTATGGGAACGTAATGTACTCGCGAGGGTCAGTCATCCCGCTATTTGTCCGCCAGATCGTCAACCGCGACCCCATGACCGTCACCGAGCCCTCCATGACGAGGTTCCTGATGTCGCTCGACGAATCGGTGGACCTCGTCAACCACGCCTTCTTCCACGCCGAACCCGGGGACCTGTTCGTCAAGAAGGCCGCCGCGTGCACGGTCGAGACGCTGGCCCAGGCGGTGGCCCAAGTGATGGGAGTCGACCCGCTCATTCGGCGCATCGGCATTAGGCACGGTGAGAAGATGTACGAGACACTGCTAGCGAACGAGGAGTCCATGCACGCCATCGACCAGGGGGAGTACTTCCGTGTGCCGCTCGACGCTCGGAGCCTCGATTACTCCGTTTACGTTGATGAGGGCGAACGTCAGCCACACATGACGCAGTTCGACTCCAACAACACCCAGCGGCTTGACGTCGCCCAGACCGCCGAGCTAGTCAGGGCGTTGCCCGAGATTCAGGCCCTTCTGGATGGCCGCGTATGA
- a CDS encoding ABC transporter permease produces the protein MTPTADPHPGRAVVPGRRRVVTGPGATLGFVALVPLAFLTVFFLLPVGGMLARGFLPDGQLDLSGIPDVLGRSRTLRVITFTLVSSLAGTVLTLLAGVPVAFALYRLRFPGRGLLRAVVVMPFVLPTVVVGVMFRSLLSTGGPLGGLGWDGTWVPILLAFVFFNLAVVVRTVGGMWEGLDRRAEESAATLGASPWTVWRTVTLPALLPALISAATLVFLFCSTAFGVVLTLGGLRYGTVETEIYLLTVQFLDLQGAAVLSVLQLVAVVAMLALASRARSTREQALTRVGAVAAARRPRRHDIPALVVTAVVVAFVLLPVGSLVVRSLRVGDGWGLDHYRALTDPDATQALRVSVTEAMGNSLRTAVDATVLAMVLGLIVAVLVSRRPRSRGWSRVVSGLDGAFMLPLGISAVTVGFGFLITLDRGPLDLRTSPVLVPIAQAMVALPLVVRTLAPVLRSVDPRQKEAAATLGASPWRAAWSVEAPVLTRPVLAATGFAFAVSLGEFGATAFLARPDRPTVPVVIYQLISRPGADHLGMALAASVLLALLTVTVMGVVERLRVGSVGAF, from the coding sequence TTGACGCCCACCGCTGACCCGCACCCGGGTCGCGCCGTGGTGCCCGGCCGGCGCCGGGTCGTCACCGGCCCGGGTGCGACCCTCGGCTTCGTCGCCCTGGTGCCGCTGGCCTTTCTTACCGTCTTCTTCCTGCTGCCGGTCGGCGGGATGCTCGCCCGCGGCTTCCTGCCGGACGGGCAGTTGGACCTGTCCGGCATACCGGACGTCCTCGGGCGCAGCCGCACCCTGCGGGTCATCACCTTCACCCTGGTCAGCTCGCTGGCCGGGACGGTCCTGACCCTCCTCGCCGGGGTGCCGGTGGCGTTCGCGCTCTACCGGCTGCGCTTCCCCGGGCGGGGGCTGCTGCGGGCCGTCGTCGTCATGCCGTTCGTGCTGCCGACCGTGGTCGTCGGCGTGATGTTCCGCTCCCTGCTCTCCACCGGCGGGCCGCTGGGGGGCCTGGGCTGGGACGGGACGTGGGTGCCGATCCTGCTCGCGTTCGTCTTCTTCAACCTCGCGGTCGTCGTGCGCACCGTCGGCGGGATGTGGGAGGGGCTGGACCGGCGGGCCGAGGAGTCCGCCGCCACCCTCGGTGCGAGCCCGTGGACGGTATGGCGCACCGTCACCCTCCCCGCGCTCCTCCCGGCGCTCATCTCCGCGGCCACCCTGGTCTTCCTCTTCTGCTCCACCGCCTTCGGCGTGGTGCTCACCCTGGGCGGGCTGCGCTACGGCACGGTCGAGACCGAGATCTACCTGCTCACCGTGCAGTTCCTCGACCTGCAGGGCGCGGCCGTCCTCTCGGTGCTGCAGCTCGTCGCGGTCGTCGCGATGCTGGCGCTCGCCTCCCGCGCCCGCTCGACCCGGGAGCAGGCCCTGACCCGGGTCGGTGCCGTGGCGGCGGCCCGCCGCCCCCGGCGGCACGACATACCGGCTCTCGTGGTGACCGCGGTCGTCGTCGCCTTCGTCCTCCTCCCCGTCGGGTCGCTCGTCGTGCGCTCGCTGCGGGTGGGCGACGGGTGGGGGCTCGACCACTACCGGGCGCTGACCGATCCCGACGCCACCCAGGCCCTGCGGGTGAGCGTGACCGAGGCGATGGGCAACTCGCTGCGCACCGCCGTGGACGCGACCGTCCTGGCGATGGTGCTCGGGCTCATCGTCGCCGTCCTCGTCTCCCGCCGGCCCCGGTCGCGTGGCTGGTCGCGCGTCGTCTCCGGGCTCGACGGGGCCTTCATGCTCCCGCTCGGCATCTCCGCGGTGACGGTCGGCTTCGGCTTCCTCATCACCCTCGACCGCGGGCCGCTGGACCTGCGGACCTCCCCGGTCCTCGTCCCGATCGCCCAGGCGATGGTGGCGCTACCGCTGGTGGTGCGCACCCTCGCCCCGGTCCTCCGGTCGGTCGACCCGCGCCAGAAGGAGGCCGCGGCCACGCTCGGCGCCAGCCCCTGGCGTGCCGCCTGGTCCGTCGAGGCCCCTGTGCTGACCCGGCCGGTGCTCGCCGCGACCGGCTTCGCCTTCGCGGTCTCCCTCGGGGAGTTCGGCGCGACCGCCTTCCTCGCCCGGCCGGACCGGCCCACGGTGCCGGTCGTCATCTACCAACTCATCTCCCGCCCGGGGGCCGACCACCTCGGGATGGCGCTCGCCGCCAGCGTGCTCCTCGCGCTGCTCACCGTCACCGTGATGGGCGTCGTCGAACGGCTCCGGGTCGGATCGGTGGGTGCCTTCTGA
- a CDS encoding aminotransferase class I/II-fold pyridoxal phosphate-dependent enzyme produces the protein MRPSPVDASLPSLDETAERILLSAPDVGELEREYVLAAMRSGWVAPAGPDLHAFESEVAERVGVAHAVGLSSGTAALHLALVSWGVGPGDVVPVSTLTFAATVNAIRYVGAEPFFVDCDEESGNMSPSLLRQSLTHLRSEGRHVPAVVPVDLLGKAVQYGAITEVTQEFEARLLSDAAESFGSTWQGLPTGSFGDASVLSFNGNKVMTTSGGGMMLTNDEALAVHVRKLSTQAREPVVHYEHNEVGYNYRLSNILAALGRAQLTRLDEMIARRRSWRERYRNIFREHLGVRILGGEDDSQDNCWLTGIVVDPHSATFSARELGAALRLSNIETRPIWKPMHLQPVSRGIKGIIDGTSEKIFDQGLTLPSGSAMTEEQFGRLIAQITRVIG, from the coding sequence GTGAGGCCGTCACCCGTCGATGCCTCCCTTCCGAGTCTCGACGAAACCGCAGAGCGCATTCTCCTTTCGGCCCCTGACGTCGGCGAGTTGGAGCGCGAGTATGTTCTCGCCGCCATGCGCTCGGGTTGGGTGGCGCCCGCGGGCCCAGACCTACATGCCTTCGAGTCGGAGGTCGCCGAGCGAGTCGGCGTAGCGCACGCCGTGGGCCTTTCCTCGGGGACGGCAGCCCTGCATCTTGCTCTCGTCTCGTGGGGAGTTGGCCCGGGTGATGTGGTCCCAGTCTCAACCCTGACGTTCGCGGCCACTGTCAACGCCATTCGTTATGTGGGAGCCGAGCCGTTCTTCGTCGACTGTGACGAGGAATCGGGCAATATGTCGCCCTCCCTCCTTCGCCAGTCTCTGACACACTTGCGCTCCGAGGGGCGGCATGTCCCTGCGGTTGTGCCCGTCGATCTGCTGGGCAAGGCCGTTCAATACGGCGCGATAACGGAGGTCACGCAAGAGTTCGAGGCGCGTCTGCTGTCCGACGCCGCGGAGTCATTCGGCTCCACTTGGCAGGGACTCCCGACCGGTTCGTTTGGGGACGCTTCAGTGCTTTCGTTCAACGGCAACAAGGTGATGACGACCTCGGGCGGCGGGATGATGCTGACCAATGATGAGGCGCTGGCCGTCCACGTGCGCAAGCTCTCCACGCAGGCACGAGAGCCGGTGGTACATTACGAACACAACGAGGTTGGGTACAATTACCGACTCTCCAACATCTTGGCCGCACTGGGGAGAGCCCAGCTGACACGCCTAGACGAGATGATCGCAAGACGTCGCTCCTGGCGTGAGCGGTACCGCAACATCTTTCGAGAGCACCTTGGCGTGCGAATCCTCGGCGGCGAAGACGACTCCCAGGACAATTGCTGGCTGACTGGCATCGTCGTGGATCCTCACAGCGCAACATTTAGTGCGCGAGAACTAGGCGCCGCCCTGCGTCTCTCCAACATCGAGACACGACCCATATGGAAACCCATGCACCTGCAACCAGTCTCGCGAGGCATCAAAGGCATCATCGATGGCACCTCTGAGAAGATCTTCGACCAAGGCCTCACGTTGCCCAGCGGATCAGCGATGACGGAAGAGCAGTTCGGCCGTTTGATAGCCCAGATCACGCGGGTGATTGGGTGA
- a CDS encoding thiamine ABC transporter substrate-binding protein yields the protein MRHTRVLALGLVLSTTLSGCTLLGEGADEGEAATPAPPPTAEPATETLDDAALTSQPDGVVSSDDTSRTATAAPPSDPGTVVLTAHDSFSLPDELIEAFEAESGYELQIQLAGDAGAMANQVVLTAGRPTADVVFGIDNTYATRVVEADALAAHTPADLPESAAEHALEDGGAAYLTPVDFGDVCVNIDNVWFAEQGVAPPVSLTDLTKPEYENLFVTPGASTSSPGLAFLLATVGEFGPGEWQGYWEDLMANGAKVTSGWTDAYTVDFTAGGSDGDRPIVLSYASSPPFTIPEGGFEPTTSALLETCFRQVEYAGVLEGADNPEGARAVVDWLVSPEVQAAIPDSMYMFPVADQVALPELWAQWAQVAEDPIVVHPQQIEAERETWLREWADIATG from the coding sequence ATGCGGCATACCCGCGTCCTGGCCCTCGGGCTGGTCCTGTCCACCACCCTCAGCGGGTGCACCCTCCTGGGCGAGGGCGCTGACGAGGGGGAGGCAGCCACGCCGGCGCCGCCCCCCACAGCCGAGCCAGCCACGGAGACGCTGGACGACGCCGCACTGACCAGCCAGCCGGACGGGGTCGTGAGCTCCGACGACACGAGCCGGACCGCGACGGCCGCCCCGCCGTCCGACCCGGGCACGGTGGTGCTCACCGCCCACGACTCCTTCTCCCTGCCGGACGAGCTCATCGAGGCGTTCGAGGCCGAGTCCGGTTACGAGCTGCAAATCCAGCTGGCGGGCGACGCGGGGGCGATGGCCAACCAGGTCGTCCTCACCGCGGGCCGCCCGACCGCCGACGTGGTCTTCGGGATCGACAACACCTACGCGACCCGCGTGGTCGAGGCGGACGCCCTGGCCGCCCACACGCCGGCCGACCTGCCTGAGTCCGCGGCGGAGCACGCGCTCGAGGACGGAGGCGCGGCATACCTCACCCCCGTCGACTTCGGCGACGTGTGCGTCAACATCGACAACGTCTGGTTCGCCGAGCAGGGGGTCGCCCCGCCGGTGAGCCTGACCGACCTCACCAAGCCGGAGTACGAGAACCTCTTCGTCACCCCCGGTGCCAGCACCTCCAGCCCCGGCCTGGCGTTCCTGCTCGCCACCGTCGGCGAGTTCGGCCCCGGGGAGTGGCAGGGCTACTGGGAGGACCTCATGGCCAACGGGGCGAAGGTCACGAGCGGTTGGACCGACGCCTACACGGTCGACTTCACCGCCGGCGGGAGCGACGGTGACCGGCCGATCGTCCTCTCCTACGCCTCCAGCCCGCCCTTCACCATCCCAGAGGGCGGTTTCGAACCGACCACGAGCGCGCTGCTGGAGACCTGCTTCCGTCAGGTGGAGTACGCCGGTGTCCTCGAGGGCGCCGACAACCCCGAGGGGGCCCGGGCGGTCGTCGACTGGCTGGTCAGCCCGGAGGTGCAGGCGGCCATCCCGGACAGCATGTACATGTTCCCCGTCGCCGACCAGGTGGCACTGCCCGAGCTCTGGGCCCAGTGGGCCCAGGTCGCCGAGGACCCGATCGTCGTCCACCCGCAGCAGATCGAGGCCGAGCGCGAGACCTGGCTGCGTGAGTGGGCGGACATCGCCACCGGCTGA
- a CDS encoding type IV toxin-antitoxin system AbiEi family antitoxin — MKTVERRCGEGALLNEALKALISQGLGAKWSWVEDRGSVDGQLTIFWRGGERTFPVVLKGALSAGAIELLPPVPGGVVLSHEIKPAVRKALEAAGWGYLDSTGAASFAAPGLLVRLDGWRRAAGPPSIDRPFSRTGLPVTFVLLVRGSLEEVGTQRDLAALAGASLGTTNRVLKGLRELGYLSKDGALLKQATMADRWTESYLALSGLGGIDAPRYSSGVWSSPTEVLTVMPSGVYVGSELAARTIGMSIRPKTALLYSSAEKRKDVIVAGRLRHDPDGWIQLRDIFWGEKLLEDKTAVVPEILIRADLLAETDPRLADLAKQL, encoded by the coding sequence ATGAAGACGGTGGAACGTCGTTGCGGGGAGGGGGCGCTGCTCAATGAGGCTCTCAAGGCCCTGATCAGCCAGGGGCTGGGGGCCAAGTGGTCGTGGGTGGAGGACCGCGGCTCGGTAGACGGCCAGCTGACGATCTTCTGGCGAGGGGGGGAACGCACCTTCCCGGTCGTCCTGAAAGGAGCGCTCTCCGCCGGTGCGATCGAGCTGCTCCCACCGGTGCCGGGTGGTGTGGTGCTGTCGCACGAGATCAAGCCGGCGGTGCGCAAGGCGCTGGAGGCTGCTGGGTGGGGCTACCTCGACTCCACCGGCGCGGCCTCGTTCGCTGCCCCCGGGCTGCTCGTCCGCCTCGATGGGTGGCGACGTGCCGCAGGACCACCTTCCATCGACCGGCCCTTCTCCAGGACGGGGCTGCCCGTGACGTTCGTCCTCCTCGTGCGCGGCAGTCTCGAAGAGGTGGGCACTCAGCGCGACCTGGCTGCACTCGCAGGGGCGTCGTTGGGAACGACGAACCGGGTGCTGAAGGGGCTGCGTGAGCTCGGGTATCTCTCGAAGGACGGCGCGCTGCTCAAGCAGGCCACGATGGCAGATCGTTGGACGGAGAGCTATCTGGCTCTCTCGGGGCTAGGCGGCATCGACGCCCCGCGGTATTCGTCAGGCGTCTGGTCATCGCCGACGGAGGTGTTGACGGTGATGCCGAGCGGGGTCTACGTCGGATCCGAACTGGCGGCACGGACGATCGGCATGTCGATCAGGCCGAAGACGGCGCTGCTCTACTCCTCTGCCGAAAAGCGGAAGGACGTCATCGTCGCCGGCCGGCTCAGGCACGACCCGGACGGGTGGATACAGCTGCGAGACATCTTCTGGGGTGAGAAGCTCCTGGAGGACAAGACGGCAGTTGTCCCTGAGATCCTGATCCGGGCCGACCTCCTGGCCGAGACCGACCCGAGGCTGGCTGACCTGGCCAAGCAGCTGTGA
- a CDS encoding polysaccharide biosynthesis protein — MRGSFDEVTSVVKTALITALVIIAIAWATPDVVLPRSVALLAPALAIVLMLAVRFTVRTYRSHRVASNPDGERVIILGAGLAGRRLVHNMLHDDRSEFAPVALLDDARSKRRLKIEGIPVMGTRRDLAAVAERTGAKYLAVAIPRADAELLREIQAQAREAGLQVKTLPPIEQWLRQSDPQATDLRDINLEDLLGRRAVELDQDAIAEHITGKVVLVTGAGGSIGSELCRQIQRFSPARLVMLDRDESALHAVQLSMTGRGLLEGDDLLLADIRDAERLEHSFSEICPDVVFHAAALKHLSLLERYPDEAWKTNVLGTLNVLQAASTAGVGTFVNISTDKAASPTSVLGTSKRVAERLTAHFAKHEPGRYVSVRFGNVLGSRGSVIPAFTEQIRRGGPVTVTHPDVERYFMLIPEACQLVLQAGAIGHDGQAMVLDMGTPVKIVDVAKELITLSGEHVDIRFTGLRPGEKLSEVLFASHEVHLPTSHPLMSAVNVPPLDAHSVTSSTIAPIELPDLLRGYSLSGTGSS; from the coding sequence ATGCGCGGCAGCTTCGACGAGGTCACCTCGGTCGTCAAGACCGCTCTGATCACCGCACTCGTCATCATCGCCATCGCCTGGGCAACGCCTGACGTAGTTCTTCCCCGCTCGGTAGCGCTCCTCGCCCCCGCCCTGGCCATCGTGCTCATGCTCGCCGTGCGTTTCACCGTGCGGACCTACCGGTCGCACCGGGTGGCGTCTAACCCCGACGGGGAGCGCGTCATCATCCTCGGCGCCGGCCTGGCCGGTCGCCGGCTCGTGCACAACATGCTCCACGACGACCGCTCCGAGTTCGCTCCTGTCGCACTCCTGGATGACGCCCGCTCCAAGCGGCGACTGAAGATCGAGGGCATCCCGGTCATGGGCACCCGCCGGGACCTCGCCGCGGTCGCCGAGCGCACGGGGGCCAAGTATCTCGCCGTCGCGATCCCTCGAGCTGACGCAGAACTCCTGAGAGAGATTCAGGCCCAAGCCCGAGAGGCCGGGCTGCAGGTCAAGACCCTTCCCCCGATCGAACAGTGGCTGCGACAGTCAGACCCCCAGGCCACCGACCTGCGCGACATCAACCTCGAGGACCTCCTGGGCCGCCGGGCCGTCGAGTTGGACCAGGACGCCATCGCTGAGCACATCACCGGCAAGGTTGTCCTTGTTACCGGCGCAGGCGGTTCGATCGGCTCCGAGCTCTGCCGCCAGATCCAGCGTTTCTCCCCTGCTCGCCTCGTCATGCTCGACCGTGACGAGTCAGCGCTGCACGCCGTGCAGCTGTCGATGACAGGTCGCGGTCTGCTCGAGGGCGACGACCTGCTGCTCGCCGACATTCGCGACGCGGAACGCCTTGAACACTCGTTCAGTGAGATATGCCCGGACGTCGTGTTCCACGCCGCAGCCCTCAAGCACCTCAGCTTGCTTGAGCGCTACCCCGATGAGGCGTGGAAGACCAACGTCTTGGGAACCCTCAACGTTCTTCAGGCAGCGTCAACTGCAGGGGTGGGGACGTTCGTCAACATCTCCACCGACAAGGCCGCAAGCCCGACGTCGGTGCTCGGCACGTCCAAGCGCGTCGCCGAGCGTCTAACTGCGCATTTCGCCAAGCATGAGCCAGGACGGTACGTTTCCGTCCGTTTTGGCAACGTCCTCGGATCCCGCGGCTCGGTCATCCCTGCCTTCACCGAGCAGATCCGTCGCGGCGGACCCGTGACCGTGACCCACCCGGACGTGGAGCGCTATTTCATGCTCATCCCCGAGGCCTGCCAGCTCGTCTTGCAAGCTGGCGCCATCGGCCACGACGGCCAGGCTATGGTCCTCGACATGGGCACGCCAGTGAAGATCGTTGATGTGGCTAAAGAACTCATAACCCTCTCCGGCGAGCACGTGGATATCCGGTTCACCGGTCTCCGACCTGGTGAGAAGCTTTCAGAGGTTCTCTTCGCCAGCCATGAGGTGCATCTGCCGACTAGTCACCCACTCATGAGCGCGGTGAATGTCCCGCCCCTCGACGCCCACTCAGTCACCTCTTCCACGATCGCGCCCATCGAACTGCCGGACCTTCTGCGAGGCTATTCCTTGTCCGGAACGGGCAGCTCGTGA
- a CDS encoding NeuD/PglB/VioB family sugar acetyltransferase produces the protein MDLVIIGAGGFGREVLDVARDSAASSCSEDLRLRFRGFVDDGSPDLQRLERIGADYLGSSTELARLRGAAYVVGVGNPKVRAQLAARADEAGLIATTLVHPSATIGADVTLGPGTVIAAGVRITTNVRIGRHVHLNLNATVGHDAVLEDFATVNPLAAISGDVVLKQGATIGTTACVNQGLCVGSEAVVGAGAAVVKNVEPATTVVGVPARALGQR, from the coding sequence ATGGATCTTGTCATTATCGGCGCTGGCGGCTTCGGTCGAGAGGTGCTGGACGTCGCGAGAGATAGTGCTGCCTCTTCATGCAGTGAGGACTTGCGTCTTCGGTTCCGCGGTTTCGTAGATGACGGGAGCCCTGACCTGCAGCGACTTGAGAGGATCGGAGCAGATTATCTCGGCAGCAGCACCGAGTTGGCTCGGCTTCGCGGAGCAGCCTATGTGGTGGGAGTGGGGAATCCGAAGGTCCGTGCACAACTCGCGGCCAGAGCGGACGAAGCGGGCCTGATCGCCACCACCCTGGTCCACCCGTCCGCAACCATCGGTGCCGATGTGACTCTCGGGCCAGGGACGGTGATTGCCGCAGGCGTCCGTATCACCACGAATGTGCGGATCGGGAGGCATGTTCATCTGAATCTCAATGCCACTGTCGGACACGACGCCGTGCTTGAAGACTTCGCGACGGTCAACCCGTTGGCCGCGATTTCGGGGGACGTCGTGCTGAAACAGGGCGCCACGATCGGTACGACCGCTTGCGTCAACCAAGGACTCTGCGTCGGCAGCGAGGCGGTCGTGGGGGCAGGCGCGGCGGTGGTCAAGAATGTCGAACCTGCCACAACCGTTGTGGGAGTGCCGGCTCGAGCCCTGGGTCAGCGTTAA
- a CDS encoding DUF4235 domain-containing protein: MGNLVAKLATTVAAIGASVVARKMTDGTWKFVTGNDSPSNPEDPDIDIKEAVAFAILSGVLVGLARMLANRQATKFVAKTQGKSSKEVGERRTPEPPNTTRRRPRVTPDTRIAASLPLHIA; the protein is encoded by the coding sequence ATGGGTAACCTCGTCGCCAAGCTCGCCACCACCGTCGCCGCCATCGGCGCCAGCGTTGTCGCCCGAAAGATGACCGACGGCACCTGGAAGTTCGTCACCGGCAACGACTCCCCCAGCAACCCGGAGGATCCGGACATCGACATCAAGGAGGCGGTGGCCTTCGCCATCCTCTCCGGTGTCCTCGTCGGCCTGGCCCGCATGCTCGCCAACCGGCAGGCCACCAAGTTCGTCGCCAAGACCCAGGGCAAGAGCTCCAAGGAGGTCGGCGAAAGGCGAACGCCTGAGCCGCCAAACACCACGCGACGCCGACCCCGAGTCACACCAGACACACGAATCGCTGCTAGTCTCCCGCTTCACATTGCGTGA